One Novipirellula galeiformis genomic window carries:
- a CDS encoding DUF1559 family PulG-like putative transporter has translation MSHEIFVFKSRTRPRGFTLVELLVVIAIIGVLVGLLLPAVQAAREAARRMQCSNNLKQLGLALHNYHDTHRALPALMMGPSYNPYVSGLVPILPFIEQGTVYDQIRSPNTFNGVAFNPYGPIPWSTSTYDPWNVQIAAFLCPSDGGAGTKGPTDNGRTNYVFSAGDWMPTGYTAKQTIRGPFGYLETFNFSAIIDGLSNTIAMSERAIANGAGERVKGGTVMSYLDPASPGTCMSTLGVSGFYLDSLTTRAWAGVYWSNGVSGFTQFNTILAPNGPSCAEATWDSGRTLAPPTSYHPGGVQVLMCDGSVAFITDSIDTGNIYAAPTSSGLTPYGVWGALGSKQGGEVANLP, from the coding sequence ATGAGTCACGAAATTTTTGTCTTTAAGAGTCGGACCCGCCCACGTGGATTCACGCTCGTTGAATTGTTGGTGGTGATCGCCATCATCGGAGTGCTCGTCGGGCTTCTGCTGCCGGCCGTCCAGGCTGCTCGCGAGGCGGCGCGACGGATGCAGTGTTCGAACAACCTCAAGCAGTTGGGACTGGCGCTGCACAACTATCATGATACTCACAGGGCGTTGCCTGCTTTGATGATGGGGCCGAGCTACAACCCGTATGTGAGCGGCTTGGTACCCATCCTGCCGTTCATCGAGCAGGGCACCGTGTACGATCAGATCCGTTCGCCCAACACCTTCAACGGCGTTGCCTTTAATCCGTATGGCCCAATTCCCTGGTCGACCTCGACCTATGACCCGTGGAACGTACAAATCGCCGCTTTTCTATGCCCTTCGGACGGAGGCGCAGGCACAAAAGGACCGACGGACAACGGTCGCACGAATTACGTCTTCAGCGCCGGCGACTGGATGCCGACCGGTTATACCGCAAAGCAAACCATTCGCGGCCCGTTTGGCTATTTAGAGACCTTCAATTTCTCCGCCATTATCGATGGACTTAGCAATACGATCGCGATGAGCGAACGGGCCATCGCCAACGGCGCGGGTGAGAGAGTCAAAGGCGGAACCGTGATGAGTTATCTGGATCCCGCCAGCCCCGGGACATGCATGAGCACGCTGGGGGTCAGTGGTTTCTATCTAGATAGCTTGACCACCCGTGCATGGGCGGGAGTGTACTGGAGCAACGGCGTTTCGGGATTCACGCAGTTCAACACCATCCTGGCTCCCAATGGCCCTTCCTGTGCCGAGGCGACATGGGACTCCGGACGTACGCTCGCGCCACCCACAAGCTACCACCCCGGAGGCGTGCAAGTGCTGATGTGCGACGGATCTGTCGCATTCATCACGGATTCGATCGATACTGGAAACATCTACGCAGCTCCAACGAGTAGTGGGCTCACGCCCTACGGCGTCTGGGGTGCCCTGGGATCGAAGCAGGGCGGCGAAGTTGCCAATTTACCGTAA
- a CDS encoding class I fructose-bisphosphate aldolase produces the protein MNSDTLMNTAQTLVAGDKGILAMDESNSTCNRRFAAWGIPQTEERRRAYRELLVSTPGLDQSISGAILYDETIRQQLKDGTPFAQALTKAGIIPGIKVDTGAKNMAGFPGEKITEGLDGLRERLAEYVQMGARFAKWRGVIVIGDGIPSRSAIQANAHALARYAALCQEAGLVPIVEPEVLMDGEHTMQRCGEVTEEVLRTVFHQLYVQRMMLEGMLLKPNMVLPGLACPQQDTVDEVCEATIQCFRRAVPAAIGGITFLSGGQPAELASARLNAMNVRLASQTPWPLAFSFARAIQQPALEIWSGQDANGSAAQKALLHRAHCNRMARRGEYNAQMESVEVS, from the coding sequence ATGAATTCCGACACATTGATGAACACGGCGCAGACTTTAGTCGCAGGCGACAAGGGGATATTGGCGATGGACGAAAGCAACTCGACTTGCAACCGCCGTTTTGCCGCGTGGGGCATTCCGCAAACCGAGGAGCGCCGCCGCGCCTATCGTGAATTGCTCGTCAGCACACCGGGACTTGACCAGAGCATCTCAGGGGCGATCCTTTACGATGAGACGATCCGCCAGCAGCTGAAAGACGGGACCCCGTTTGCCCAAGCTCTCACTAAGGCGGGCATCATTCCCGGCATCAAAGTGGATACTGGCGCCAAGAACATGGCCGGGTTTCCCGGTGAAAAAATCACCGAAGGTCTGGACGGCTTGCGCGAGCGGTTGGCTGAGTATGTTCAAATGGGAGCCCGCTTTGCCAAATGGCGCGGGGTGATCGTGATCGGCGATGGCATCCCCAGTCGATCTGCGATTCAAGCCAACGCCCATGCACTGGCTCGTTACGCCGCGTTGTGTCAAGAAGCCGGACTGGTCCCGATCGTCGAACCGGAAGTGTTGATGGACGGTGAACACACGATGCAGCGATGTGGAGAGGTCACCGAGGAAGTCTTGCGAACGGTTTTCCACCAACTCTACGTCCAACGGATGATGTTGGAAGGAATGCTGCTCAAGCCCAACATGGTGCTGCCGGGATTGGCTTGTCCGCAGCAAGACACAGTAGACGAGGTGTGCGAGGCCACGATTCAATGTTTCCGTCGGGCCGTCCCCGCTGCGATCGGAGGAATCACATTCTTATCGGGAGGGCAGCCCGCGGAGTTAGCCTCAGCCCGCTTGAATGCGATGAATGTTCGCCTCGCGTCGCAAACGCCCTGGCCGCTGGCGTTTTCGTTTGCCCGCGCCATCCAACAACCCGCTCTGGAAATCTGGTCCGGCCAAGACGCAAACGGCAGCGCAGCACAGAAAGCACTGTTGCATCGAGCCCATTGCAACCGGATGGCGCGGCGTGGCGAATACAATGCCCAAATGGAGAGCGTCGAAGTGTCTTAA
- a CDS encoding DUF3500 domain-containing protein: MNMNRPHGQRVARREFVKLGGAAAVGVASAGLFDARFAHAAGSSETSAETVVAELYASLSEKQKEAVWRPFDHADRGKINANWHISKATIGDDLFSKQQKTLIDQIVRNITTKDGYQRLIQQMDDDDGGMENYSFALFGKPGTDQFQFEMTGRHLTMRADGNRVDKAAFGGPLVYGHGEENPTDNLFYYQTQQTNKVFQALDAGQAKQALQKKAPKEAAVQLQGASGHFPGIAVNKLSSDQKELVEATLKVLLAPYREGDVDEVMEILKSSGGLDQLHMAFYQEEDLDDDRVWDIWRVEGPSLVWHFRGAPHVHAYVNIGVKS, encoded by the coding sequence ATGAACATGAATCGCCCCCATGGCCAGCGAGTTGCTCGGCGAGAATTTGTCAAACTTGGCGGGGCCGCCGCAGTCGGCGTGGCGTCGGCTGGCCTATTCGACGCTCGGTTTGCTCATGCTGCGGGCTCGTCTGAGACATCCGCGGAGACAGTCGTCGCAGAATTGTATGCCTCCCTATCGGAGAAACAGAAAGAAGCCGTCTGGCGACCGTTTGATCACGCCGACCGTGGCAAAATCAATGCGAACTGGCACATCAGCAAAGCGACCATCGGGGACGATCTTTTCTCCAAACAGCAAAAGACGCTGATCGACCAGATCGTTCGAAACATCACAACGAAGGACGGTTACCAGCGTTTAATCCAACAAATGGATGATGATGACGGTGGCATGGAAAACTATAGTTTCGCCCTGTTTGGAAAACCCGGAACGGACCAGTTCCAATTTGAAATGACTGGACGGCACCTGACGATGCGCGCCGACGGAAATCGAGTCGACAAGGCGGCGTTCGGCGGCCCCCTTGTCTACGGGCACGGTGAAGAGAATCCCACAGACAATCTCTTCTATTACCAAACCCAACAGACGAACAAGGTTTTCCAGGCTCTGGATGCCGGCCAAGCAAAGCAGGCTCTGCAAAAGAAGGCTCCCAAAGAAGCAGCCGTGCAGCTGCAAGGGGCTAGCGGGCATTTCCCAGGGATCGCCGTCAACAAACTTTCCAGTGACCAAAAGGAACTGGTCGAGGCGACACTGAAGGTTTTGTTAGCGCCCTATCGAGAAGGCGATGTTGATGAGGTGATGGAGATCCTGAAAAGCAGCGGGGGACTCGATCAACTGCACATGGCGTTCTATCAAGAAGAGGACCTCGATGATGACCGGGTCTGGGATATTTGGCGGGTGGAAGGCCCGTCGCTGGTTTGGCATTTCCGCGGGGCCCCGCACGTTCACGCTTACGTCAACATCGGCGTGAAGTCGTAA
- a CDS encoding NAD(P)/FAD-dependent oxidoreductase, with protein MTNHPTRIVVLGGGFAGAYCVKQLEKHIRARDVTVTLINDRNYFVFTPMLVEAATSALEPRHVIVPLRGFLSSSDLLMAEIENINLNSQTVTVQPEFGDPMTVPYDQLVMAMGSVTRMPVIPGVQDYAVGLKTLADATALRDRAIGMLEMANIAPDHEHRQSWLTFAVVGAGYTGVETAGEFNAFLKEAIRDYRNVRESDIRVMLIQRSGRILDMLDEAMSEKASGVLQRNGVEIRLNESVSEVFETAFTLNSGEKIDSHTVIWSAGVAPPPLLKDLDLPLNGHGYLQCERDLRVKGCDHIWGIGDCASNLDANGKAYPPTAQHALREGRMAARNLAAAIDGRPTHALDYRSKGTMAPLGGRQAIANVFGMRLAGFVAWFLWRTVYLTIMPGYGRKLRVAMDWTADLFFRRDYSQQNFHSAKKTPSSPSE; from the coding sequence ATGACAAATCATCCCACCAGAATCGTAGTCCTCGGCGGCGGATTTGCCGGCGCGTACTGTGTCAAGCAGCTCGAAAAACACATACGTGCACGTGACGTTACCGTCACTCTGATCAACGATCGGAATTATTTCGTATTCACGCCGATGCTAGTCGAAGCCGCCACGTCGGCACTCGAACCGCGACATGTAATTGTACCGCTTCGAGGTTTCCTATCATCGAGCGACTTGCTGATGGCCGAAATCGAAAACATCAATTTGAATTCTCAAACGGTCACGGTTCAGCCGGAGTTTGGCGATCCCATGACGGTACCCTATGACCAACTGGTGATGGCGATGGGAAGCGTCACGCGAATGCCAGTCATTCCCGGTGTTCAAGACTATGCGGTTGGACTTAAAACGCTCGCCGATGCAACGGCGCTGCGGGATCGGGCGATCGGGATGTTAGAAATGGCAAACATTGCACCCGATCACGAACACCGCCAAAGTTGGTTGACCTTTGCCGTTGTCGGAGCCGGGTATACCGGGGTGGAAACGGCGGGTGAGTTCAATGCGTTTTTGAAAGAGGCGATTCGAGATTATCGTAACGTCCGCGAATCGGACATTCGCGTGATGTTGATTCAGCGTTCGGGACGGATCCTGGATATGCTTGACGAAGCGATGTCCGAAAAGGCAAGCGGGGTGCTCCAACGCAACGGGGTGGAGATCCGTTTAAACGAAAGCGTCTCGGAAGTTTTTGAAACAGCCTTCACGCTGAACAGCGGCGAAAAAATCGACTCCCATACCGTCATTTGGTCTGCTGGCGTCGCTCCGCCGCCATTACTGAAGGACTTGGACTTGCCGCTCAACGGGCACGGTTATCTTCAATGCGAGCGAGACTTGCGTGTGAAGGGGTGCGACCATATCTGGGGCATCGGCGATTGTGCCTCCAATCTAGACGCCAACGGTAAAGCGTACCCGCCGACCGCACAACATGCGTTGCGTGAAGGGCGGATGGCCGCACGAAATTTGGCTGCGGCAATCGACGGTCGCCCCACCCACGCACTGGACTATCGCAGCAAGGGCACCATGGCTCCGTTGGGCGGTCGACAAGCGATCGCGAATGTCTTCGGCATGCGTCTCGCCGGATTCGTCGCGTGGTTCCTCTGGAGAACCGTCTACCTCACCATCATGCCCGGCTACGGTCGCAAGCTGCGAGTGGCAATGGACTGGACCGCCGATCTGTTTTTTCGTCGTGATTACTCACAACAGAATTTTCATTCAGCGAAAAAGACACCGTCCAGCCCATCGGAGTGA
- a CDS encoding DUF6298 domain-containing protein, with amino-acid sequence MPSSVSAALASSTILVCGTIRRRDAHNDTQRNSVNVKPPFLEQPWVRSGQGKMFDGLPKYDLSQYNDGYIQRLKQLAGYCDRKGTILFHNHDMQHALLETHAHQDDFWRKRRRHSWTFGCNLQASPG; translated from the coding sequence ATGCCATCATCCGTTTCGGCTGCCCTGGCTTCGAGCACAATTTTGGTCTGTGGTACGATCCGGCGACGTGATGCGCACAACGATACGCAACGGAATAGCGTCAATGTCAAGCCGCCGTTTCTCGAGCAACCGTGGGTTCGCAGCGGACAAGGAAAGATGTTTGACGGACTGCCGAAGTATGATCTCTCGCAATACAACGATGGGTACATTCAGCGGTTGAAACAGCTCGCGGGCTATTGCGACCGCAAAGGTACAATTCTGTTCCACAACCACGACATGCAGCATGCGTTGTTGGAGACACATGCTCACCAAGACGACTTTTGGAGAAAACGGCGAAGACATTCTTGGACGTTCGGATGTAATCTCCAGGCTAGCCCCGGTTGA
- a CDS encoding SpoIIAA family protein, protein MLKHRLLLPEGILLIEPDAPLEAADFESVAAEIDPYIAERGRLPAILIHAKTFPGWANLAAAIAHLRFVESHHAKVGKLAVVSDSLLLAELPLMIGPLIDVEVKHFPESAYNDASVWLEE, encoded by the coding sequence ATGTTAAAACACCGTCTTCTTTTGCCTGAAGGCATTCTTCTGATCGAACCCGATGCACCGCTCGAAGCAGCGGACTTTGAAAGCGTCGCCGCTGAGATCGATCCTTACATTGCCGAGCGAGGCAGGTTACCCGCAATCTTGATCCACGCGAAAACGTTTCCCGGATGGGCGAATCTCGCCGCGGCAATCGCCCACCTGCGGTTCGTTGAGAGTCACCATGCAAAGGTCGGCAAATTGGCGGTCGTCAGCGATAGCCTACTGCTGGCTGAGTTGCCTCTGATGATCGGCCCATTAATCGATGTGGAGGTCAAGCACTTTCCGGAATCTGCGTATAACGATGCTTCGGTATGGCTAGAGGAATAA
- a CDS encoding DUF1593 domain-containing protein, with protein sequence MGDSTTVTASPPGGALDGDKPRVIVSSDVGGSDPDDFQSLIHLLLYSDVIDVEGIISSPPDAGRTQHIMEVIDAYANDYSHLHSHSKDYPAPDALRSVAKQGALEKAPQQGWSEPTDGSRWIVQRAQADDKRPLWILVWGSITDVAQAIHDDPSIKSNIRVYSIGSWNTSQDSAARAYLFNHHADLWWIESDTSFRGMYMGGVQDGEWGNLSFVQQHVKGHGSLGDLFFTKKRDIKMGDTPSFLYLLRGNPDDPTAPHWGGAFVATDHGKHYWTDNPDPSLSTSKRAGAKTVSQWRREFLEDWKQRMDQVTE encoded by the coding sequence ATGGGTGATAGCACAACGGTAACCGCCTCACCGCCGGGCGGCGCCTTGGACGGCGACAAGCCGCGTGTGATTGTTTCGTCGGATGTTGGCGGATCCGATCCAGACGACTTTCAATCTCTGATCCATTTGCTTCTTTACTCCGACGTTATCGATGTGGAAGGCATTATTTCATCGCCGCCGGACGCCGGTCGCACCCAGCACATCATGGAAGTGATCGATGCCTATGCCAACGACTACTCGCATCTACACAGCCACTCAAAAGACTACCCCGCACCGGATGCGTTGCGTAGCGTCGCAAAGCAGGGTGCTCTCGAAAAGGCACCGCAACAAGGTTGGAGCGAACCCACCGATGGCTCGCGATGGATTGTCCAGCGGGCGCAAGCCGATGACAAACGACCGTTGTGGATTCTCGTTTGGGGCAGCATCACCGACGTGGCGCAAGCGATCCACGACGATCCCTCGATTAAAAGCAATATCCGCGTGTATTCGATCGGCTCATGGAATACCTCGCAAGATTCTGCGGCACGTGCTTACCTGTTCAACCATCATGCGGATTTGTGGTGGATCGAGAGCGACACCTCCTTTCGAGGCATGTACATGGGCGGAGTGCAGGACGGCGAGTGGGGCAACCTAAGTTTCGTCCAACAGCACGTGAAGGGACACGGATCGCTTGGAGATCTATTCTTTACGAAAAAACGCGACATCAAGATGGGGGATACACCGTCATTTTTGTACTTGCTTCGCGGCAACCCCGATGACCCCACGGCGCCGCATTGGGGCGGCGCGTTCGTAGCGACCGATCACGGCAAACACTATTGGACCGATAACCCCGATCCCAGTTTGTCCACCAGCAAACGGGCCGGAGCCAAAACCGTCAGCCAATGGCGCCGCGAGTTCCTCGAAGACTGGAAGCAGCGAATGGACCAAGTAACCGAGTAA
- a CDS encoding polysaccharide deacetylase family protein — protein MHRLLLAFLMPLLTASVYADEPLPSTIDELRSRTPETLTEGGVVMTFDDRNFQDWIKALPLFDEFGVKATFFISGNIDAPALDAIRQLRAHGHAIGAHSVNHLKAVEYFEENSPEAFLQREIAPQLKKLQAADVHAMSFAYPMSRNNAATDETLLKVFRHVRTGRGIAADKRLSEDDAFFVPAAKIAEHGCLYGKGIDYAPLRPDRTYAQIDGAFERAAKNREIIVLYAHRICENGTGHFVTPEALARVFGKAKELGLRFYTFDELP, from the coding sequence GTGCATCGATTGCTCCTCGCGTTTCTAATGCCCTTGCTAACGGCGTCCGTCTACGCAGACGAACCGCTGCCGTCAACGATCGATGAACTTCGTTCGCGGACGCCAGAGACGTTAACCGAAGGCGGTGTCGTGATGACCTTCGACGACCGGAACTTCCAGGACTGGATCAAGGCGTTGCCGCTGTTCGACGAATTTGGAGTCAAAGCAACGTTCTTCATCAGCGGGAACATTGATGCCCCGGCGCTGGACGCGATTCGACAACTCAGAGCTCACGGGCATGCGATTGGGGCTCACAGTGTCAACCATCTCAAAGCGGTGGAGTACTTCGAAGAAAACTCGCCTGAAGCGTTTCTGCAGCGTGAGATCGCGCCCCAGCTGAAAAAGCTCCAGGCAGCAGACGTGCATGCGATGTCGTTCGCGTACCCAATGAGCCGCAACAACGCCGCGACCGACGAGACGCTACTAAAAGTGTTTCGGCACGTGCGAACAGGCAGGGGGATCGCTGCCGACAAACGGCTCAGCGAAGACGATGCCTTTTTTGTACCGGCTGCGAAAATCGCCGAGCACGGATGCCTGTATGGCAAGGGAATCGACTACGCCCCATTGCGGCCGGATCGCACGTACGCACAGATTGACGGAGCGTTTGAACGAGCCGCCAAAAATCGAGAAATCATCGTGTTGTACGCGCACCGCATTTGCGAAAACGGCACGGGGCATTTCGTGACTCCCGAAGCGCTCGCTCGCGTCTTCGGCAAAGCCAAGGAACTGGGACTACGGTTCTACACGTTCGACGAACTGCCGTAG
- a CDS encoding LamG domain-containing protein, with protein sequence MNLLRFGLRFASLALVLIGSSRLPADDGLVAHWKFAGDAKDSSKNALHAKNHGVDFVSSGPNENSHGGARFDGRGQYLEVDDAKSLDVGTGNFSIAVWVHTEQSLDDLPGNLLSKYDPQSRRGFQLSIDSRPGVTSSQSNAGQLHFGIDNGKSEAKWTDHGRLGNAVLVYGMAVHDGQLFAGTCVPGNEAGRVYRFDGESWTDCGAPDACNAVSSMAVFQGDLYVGVSKYRLGGSSLAESENPNLGGKVYRYVADGKWESCGSLPDVEAINGMVVFRDKLYASSMYAPAGFFRYEGGTQWTSCGTPDGKRVEALGVYNGHIYASGYDEGAVYRYDGQSWAHMGLIEDATQTYGFAVHHGELYVSEWPHAKVYRFAGPDNWGFAGRAGEEKETMPLAVYNGKMYVGTLPTGEVYRFDNGPTWTQVGRLDFTPDVRYRRVWSMAVFQGRLFAGALPSGRVHSIEVGKNVTHDHALRPGWRHIAAVKGDDQLSLFVDGKLVSRSSKFDATDFDLSNDQPLKIGFGAQDYFNGRLRDLRIYSRAVDPQEIAELAGK encoded by the coding sequence ATGAATCTATTGCGGTTTGGTTTGCGATTCGCCTCGCTTGCGTTGGTGTTGATCGGCTCGTCGCGGCTTCCTGCCGATGACGGTCTCGTGGCGCATTGGAAGTTTGCGGGCGATGCCAAGGATTCCTCTAAAAATGCATTGCACGCAAAAAATCACGGCGTCGACTTCGTTTCATCGGGGCCCAATGAAAACTCCCACGGCGGCGCACGGTTTGACGGTCGTGGTCAATACCTTGAGGTGGATGATGCGAAATCTCTCGATGTGGGTACCGGTAATTTCTCAATCGCGGTTTGGGTGCATACCGAACAATCGCTCGATGACTTGCCGGGAAACCTGCTCTCAAAATACGATCCGCAGTCTCGTCGTGGATTCCAATTGAGTATCGACAGCCGGCCGGGGGTGACCTCGAGCCAGTCCAATGCTGGTCAACTGCACTTTGGTATCGATAACGGCAAAAGCGAAGCAAAGTGGACCGATCATGGCCGTTTAGGCAATGCCGTGTTGGTTTATGGGATGGCGGTGCACGACGGTCAATTGTTTGCTGGCACCTGTGTGCCTGGGAATGAGGCCGGGCGTGTGTATCGATTCGACGGTGAGTCTTGGACCGACTGTGGCGCCCCCGACGCATGTAACGCGGTTTCATCGATGGCCGTTTTTCAGGGAGACCTGTACGTCGGCGTCAGCAAGTATCGTCTGGGCGGTTCGTCGTTGGCCGAATCGGAAAACCCCAATCTCGGTGGCAAGGTCTACCGTTATGTTGCCGACGGGAAATGGGAGTCGTGCGGCTCGCTTCCCGACGTCGAGGCCATCAACGGGATGGTCGTTTTTCGCGACAAACTCTATGCCAGCTCGATGTATGCACCGGCTGGATTCTTCCGTTACGAAGGAGGCACGCAGTGGACGTCATGTGGAACGCCCGATGGCAAGCGTGTCGAAGCGTTGGGCGTCTATAACGGGCACATTTACGCGAGTGGCTACGACGAAGGAGCCGTCTACCGCTACGATGGCCAGTCGTGGGCGCATATGGGACTAATTGAAGACGCGACACAGACGTACGGGTTTGCCGTGCATCATGGCGAGTTGTACGTCAGCGAATGGCCTCACGCGAAAGTCTACCGTTTTGCCGGGCCGGACAACTGGGGCTTTGCCGGACGGGCGGGTGAGGAAAAAGAAACGATGCCGTTGGCGGTCTATAACGGAAAAATGTACGTCGGCACGTTGCCGACCGGGGAGGTGTACCGCTTTGACAATGGGCCCACATGGACCCAGGTGGGCCGACTCGATTTTACCCCGGACGTGCGTTATCGCCGCGTGTGGTCGATGGCCGTTTTCCAAGGCCGGTTGTTCGCGGGGGCACTCCCTTCGGGACGCGTGCATTCGATCGAAGTCGGCAAGAATGTCACCCATGACCACGCCCTGCGTCCCGGATGGAGACACATTGCCGCTGTGAAAGGGGACGACCAACTCAGCTTGTTTGTGGATGGAAAGTTGGTGTCACGCTCAAGCAAGTTTGACGCGACCGACTTTGATCTCTCCAACGATCAACCCTTGAAAATTGGTTTCGGTGCCCAAGACTATTTCAACGGACGGCTCCGCGATTTGCGGATTTACAGCCGTGCGGTCGACCCTCAAGAGATCGCGGAGTTGGCGGGGAAGTGA
- a CDS encoding carboxypeptidase-like regulatory domain-containing protein: MQRLNLMHVLLLAGIASLVGCGTDAGLDGTIPAAGTVTWQGQPVEGAVVAFIPTDGSRPASGRTDASGQFELTTLKANDGAMPGSYTVTISKSEVDGTEMSSEEARAYFEKHGQPPTVSKKELLPVKYKRPDQSGLTAEVSVSGENQFPFDLTE; the protein is encoded by the coding sequence ATGCAACGTCTTAATCTAATGCACGTGCTGCTCCTGGCCGGGATTGCTTCCCTCGTTGGCTGTGGTACAGACGCAGGGCTCGATGGCACCATTCCCGCTGCCGGCACCGTGACCTGGCAAGGCCAGCCAGTCGAAGGCGCGGTCGTGGCGTTCATCCCCACCGATGGCAGCCGGCCGGCCAGTGGCAGAACTGACGCCAGCGGCCAATTTGAGCTGACAACTCTCAAGGCGAACGACGGCGCGATGCCCGGTAGCTACACCGTCACCATCTCAAAATCGGAGGTGGACGGGACCGAGATGTCCTCCGAAGAAGCAAGGGCTTATTTTGAAAAGCACGGGCAACCACCGACCGTCTCCAAGAAGGAATTGCTGCCAGTGAAATATAAGCGACCGGACCAATCGGGTTTGACCGCAGAAGTATCCGTCAGCGGCGAAAATCAGTTCCCATTCGATCTGACGGAGTGA
- a CDS encoding FG-GAP repeat domain-containing protein: protein MTHWVTVTLSIACSLTIWTFASAQEVSTGSPDTTGDAIGFQRLVLSDQYYCDGVASGDIDGDGDLDIVAGPFWYEGPEFQVSHAFYEPVPLPPAESPSNSMFSFVADFSGDGRQDILVLGRVHKHEAVWYENPGTTDDLWQKHVAFHRVRGESPTMIDLDGDGVPQVICHWDGCWGSIQPDPSQPTQPWRFIRIGAPEDWPQFYHGQGVGDVNHDGRLDLILNDGWYEQPQIVAGNPQWKFHRGRFSQGRGGAQMFSQDIDGDGDQDVISAIDAHGWGLAWYEHVKTDTDPTFKEHLIMGDRSAIKQYGVAFTQPHALALADINGDGLPDIVTGKRRWAHGPDGDIEPAALPVVYWFELRREAGGVRYVPHMIDDASGVGVQILATDLNQDGRIDVATASKLGTFVFLQKP from the coding sequence ATGACGCATTGGGTAACAGTCACGCTTTCGATCGCTTGCTCCCTGACGATTTGGACCTTCGCCAGTGCTCAGGAAGTGTCCACTGGGTCGCCAGACACAACCGGCGACGCGATTGGTTTTCAACGCCTTGTCCTGAGCGACCAATACTATTGTGATGGGGTTGCGTCGGGCGACATCGACGGCGATGGTGATCTGGATATTGTGGCTGGACCGTTCTGGTATGAGGGACCGGAATTTCAAGTGTCGCACGCTTTTTATGAACCGGTCCCATTGCCGCCGGCTGAAAGCCCTAGCAATAGCATGTTCAGCTTTGTCGCGGATTTTTCCGGCGATGGCCGCCAAGACATCTTGGTTCTCGGTCGGGTCCATAAGCACGAAGCGGTGTGGTATGAAAATCCGGGAACGACGGATGATCTTTGGCAGAAACACGTTGCCTTTCATCGCGTCCGAGGCGAATCACCCACCATGATCGATTTGGATGGTGACGGCGTGCCACAGGTCATCTGTCACTGGGATGGGTGTTGGGGATCGATTCAACCGGATCCTTCCCAGCCGACTCAGCCGTGGCGGTTCATTCGGATTGGTGCCCCCGAAGACTGGCCACAGTTTTATCACGGCCAGGGTGTCGGCGACGTCAACCACGATGGAAGATTGGATTTGATTCTCAACGACGGTTGGTACGAACAACCCCAAATCGTTGCAGGCAACCCCCAGTGGAAGTTTCATCGCGGCCGGTTCTCACAAGGTCGAGGAGGCGCGCAAATGTTTTCGCAAGACATCGATGGTGACGGGGATCAGGACGTTATTTCCGCCATTGACGCCCACGGCTGGGGATTGGCGTGGTACGAGCATGTCAAAACCGATACAGACCCGACTTTTAAAGAACACTTGATCATGGGCGATCGCTCGGCGATCAAGCAGTATGGGGTCGCATTCACTCAGCCGCATGCGCTCGCATTGGCGGACATCAACGGTGACGGATTGCCGGATATTGTCACCGGCAAACGTCGCTGGGCTCATGGCCCCGATGGTGATATCGAACCGGCAGCGCTTCCGGTTGTTTACTGGTTCGAGCTGCGACGCGAAGCGGGTGGGGTCCGCTATGTTCCCCACATGATTGATGACGCATCAGGGGTAGGCGTTCAAATCTTGGCGACCGATCTGAATCAAGACGGGCGTATCGACGTCGCTACGGCATCCAAATTGGGCACGTTCGTCTTTCTGCAGAAGCCTTAG
- a CDS encoding 2Fe-2S iron-sulfur cluster-binding protein: MSEPSLIQQRYSVTIILLDGTKHVVEFRRHAYNNLMEMIVNELYENIGDCKGHAWCGTCHVEIVSGMLHEEMNRDETMTLDKLPNAAASSRLACQIMTDERIDSMVFRVLGDV; the protein is encoded by the coding sequence ATGTCAGAACCATCCTTGATCCAGCAACGCTACTCGGTCACGATCATCCTGCTCGATGGTACGAAGCATGTCGTTGAATTTAGGCGGCACGCCTACAACAATCTGATGGAAATGATCGTCAACGAGTTGTACGAAAACATTGGCGATTGCAAAGGACACGCGTGGTGCGGAACGTGTCACGTCGAAATCGTCTCAGGCATGCTACACGAAGAGATGAATCGCGACGAAACCATGACATTGGATAAACTGCCCAACGCGGCCGCTTCGAGTCGGCTGGCTTGTCAGATCATGACGGACGAACGGATCGACTCGATGGTGTTTCGCGTGCTCGGCGACGTCTAA